The following are from one region of the Salvia splendens isolate huo1 chromosome 2, SspV2, whole genome shotgun sequence genome:
- the LOC121769166 gene encoding FCS-Like Zinc finger 15-like has product MKREMVGLSVILENHRDLSVRRRSPQILSKGAMIRPSSPPFLENCSLCRRKLLPGKDIYMYKGDMPFCSVECRSRKIFIDEKESCEKSCTFEYTCSAAAAPPPPSSSRTAKADRARFSVSAPC; this is encoded by the exons ATGAAACGTGAGATGGTAGGCTTAAGCGTGATCCTCGAAAACCACAGAGATCTCTCCGTCAGAAGAAGAAGCCCCCAAATTCTCAGCAAAGGCGCCATGATCAGACCTTCCTCTCCTCCATTTCTCGAGAATTGCTCCCTCTGCCGGCGAAAATTATTGCCAGGAAAAGACATATACATGTACAA AGGGGATATGCCGTTTTGCAGTGTGGAGTGCAGGTCCAGGAAGATTTTTATCGACGAAAAGGAGAGCTGCGAAAAGAGTTGTACGTTTGAGTACACCTGTTCAGCTGCTGCTGCCCCGCCGCCGCCGTCGTCTTCCCGCACCGCCAAGGCTGACCGTGCGCGTTTTTCCGTTTCTGCCCCTTGCTGA